The Streptomyces kanamyceticus DNA segment CTCGCGGCGCGGCACGGTGACGGCGCCCGTGTGGGTCGATCCGGGCCTGCGCCCCGGACTCGCCTTCATGACCATGCACTTTCCCGACGAGGTCGACACCAACCAGCTGACGATCGAGGCGAACTGCCCCATCGCGGGGACGGCGGAGTTCAAGGCCTCGGCGATCCGGATCGACAAGCTGACCGCGTCGGTCGAGGTGAGGTGAGGTATGGATCTGCGCTTCGGTGACAGCAAGCCGACGGACGAGGAGCGGGCGGCCGTCGACGCGGTGCTCGGGCCCCCCGAGTCCGCGTGGGAAGGCGCCGACGACCGCAGCGACGCGGATCTGCGGTGGGCGCGGGGTGGCCGGGTGGCGCGGGAGCGGCGGGATCTGCTGTTGCCGGGGCTGCACGCCCTGAACGACCGGGTGGGGTGGATCAGCGAGGGCGGCCTCGACTACTTGTGCAGGCGGCTGACGGTTCCTCCCGCTGAGGGCTATGGGGTGGCCACGTTCTACTCCATGTTCTCGGTGCGGGCGCGTGCGCGCACGGTGGTGCGGGTGTGCACGGACCTTGCTTGTGGGGGCGCTGACCTGTGCGGCGAGGTGGAAGAGCGGCTCGGCTCCGTGCCGAAGGTCACGGTCGAGGCCAGTCCTTGCCTTGGGCTGTGTGAGCGGGCTCCGGCTGCGTTGGTGGTGCGGGCCGGGCCTCCGGCGGTTTCTTTCCCCGATCCCGCCCCTTCCCGAAACCGGGGCTCCGCCCCGGACCCCGGCACGGGGCTTGCCCCATCACCAGCTCCGCCGAGTTCGTCCTCAAACGCCGGACGGGCTGGATATAACGCCGGACCGGCTGGATATTCGGCCCCTGCCGGACCGAATTCAGCCCGTCCGGCGATTGAGGACGAGCGCGGAGCGCGATCAGCCCCTCCGGCGTTTGAGGAGCGGGGTCCGGGGCGGAGCCCCAGGGACAGCGACCCCGTGGCGGCTCAAGCGGTCGTCGCCCCCGCCACCCCCGACACCCTCACCCGAGCCGCCCTCACCCCCGACACCGCCCCCACCGAACCCCCCGCCTCCCTCGCCGTCCCCCAGGCGGGCCAGGACGGCCTGATCCTGCTCAAGCGCATCGGGACCGTGGACCCGGAGTCCCTGGACGACTACCGCTCCCACGGCGGCTACACCGCGCTGCGCCGTGCCTTCGCCATCGGGCCCGCCGAGGTCATCAGGGAGGTCACGGAGTCCGGACTCGTCGGGCGGGGCGGTGCCGCCTTCCCCACGGGCCGGAAGTGGGGGGCCACCGCCGCGCAGCCCGATCACCCGCACTACCTCGTCTGCAACGCCGACGAGTCCGAGCCCGGCACCTTCAAGGACCGGGTGATCATGGAGGGCGATCCGTACGCGCTGATCGAGGCGATGACCGTCGCGGGGTACGCGGTCGGCGCCCACCTCGGCTACCTCTACCTGCGCGGCGAGTACCCGCTCGCCCTGCGCCGCCTGGAGCACGCCATCGCACAGGCACGCGCGCGTGGACTGCTCGGCGACGACGTCCTGGGCCAGGGGTACGCCTTCGACATCGAGATCAGGCGGGGCGCCGGTGCCTACATCTGCGGCGAGGAGACCGCGCTGTTCAACTCCATCGAGGGGTACCGGGGAGAGCCGCGCGCCAAGCCGCCCTTCCCCGTGGAGAAGGGTCTCTTCGGCAAGCCCACCGCCGAGAACAACGTGGAGACCCTCGTCAACGTCCTGCCGATCCTCACGATGGGAGCCGGGGCGTACGCCGCGATCGGCACGGAGAAGTCCACCGGGCCCAAGCTCTTCTGCGTATCGGGGAGCGTCGAGCGGCCCGGCGTCTACGAACTGCCCTTCGGCGCCACTCTCGGCGAGCTGCTCGCCCTCGCGGGCATGCCCGGCAACCTCAGGGCGATCCTGCTCGGCGGCGCGGCAGGCGGGTTCGTACGGCCCGACGAGCTGGACATCCCCCTCACCTTCGAGGGGACGAGGGACGCCGGGGCCACGCTCGGCTCCGGCGTCGTGCTCGCCCTCGACGACACCGTGCCGCTCCCCCGCGTCCTGCTGCGCATCGCGGAGTTCTTCCGCGACGAGTCGTGCGGCCAGTGCGTGCCGTGCCGGGTCGGCACCGTCCGCCAGGAGGAGGCCCTGCACCGCATCGCCGGGCGCACCGGCGCGGCCGCCGCCGACGACATCGCGCTGCTCCGCGAGGTGGGGCGGGCCATGCGCGACGCCTCGATCTGCGGTCTCGGCCAGACCGCGTGGAACGCCGTGGAATCCGCCATCGACCGCTTGGGGGCGTACGAATGACCGCGATCCCGCTTCAACCGCCGCGCCGCCTCGTGGAGTTCACCCTGGACGGCCAGGCGGCCAGGGTCCCGGAGGGGGCCACGATCCTCGACGCCTGCCGCGCCGCGGGCAAGGACGTACCGACCCTCTGCGAGGGCGACACCCTCACCCCTAAGAACGCCTGCCGGGTCTGCGTCGTGGAGGTCGAAGGCGCCCGCACCCTCGCCCCGGCCTGTTCCCGCAGGGCGGAGCCCGGCATGAGCGTGCGCACGGACACCGAGCGCACCCGGCACAGCCGCAAGGTCGTCCTCGAACTCCTCGCGTCGTCCGTCGACCTGTCGACGACGCCGAAGGTCGCGGGCTGGCTCAAGGAGTATGCGGCGAAGCCCGAGCGGTTCGGCGCCGACGCGGCCCGGCTGAACGAGGAGCCCAAGGTCGACAACGACCTCTACGTACGGGACTACGACAAGTGCATCCTCTGCTACAAGTGCGTCGACGCCTGCGGTGAGCAGTGGCAGAACACCTTCGCGATCGCGGTGGCGGGCCGCGGCTTCGACGCCCGGATCGCCGTCGAGCACGACGCGCCGCTGACCGACTCGGCGTGCGTGTACTGCGGCAACTGCATCGAGGTCTGCCCCACGGGCGCCCTCAGCTTCAAGTCGGAGTTCGACATGCGGGCCGCGGGCACCTGGGACGAGTCCGCGCAGACCGAGACGACCACGGTCTGCGCCTACTGCGGAGTCGGCTGCAACCTGACGCTGCACGTGCAGGACAATGACATCGTGAAGGTCACCTCGCCGCACGACAATCCGGTGACCCACGGCAACCTCTGCATCAAGGGCCGCTTCGGCTACCAGCACGTACAGAACCGGGACTGATCAAGACATGGGACGAGTCACGGCGCGACGCAAGGTGATCCGGATCCGGGACGGGCACGTCTCTGAGCGCCCCGACACCCTGGTCGCCGAGGAACCCCTGGAGATCCGGCTGAACGGCAAGCCGCTCGCCATCACCATGCGCACCCCGGGTGACGACTTCGCGCTCGCGGCGGGCTTCCTGGTCAGCGAGGGCGTGCTGGGGGCCGCGGACGAGCTGCAGTCCATCGTGTACTGCGCGGGGGCGACCGAGGACGGCTCGAACACCTACAACGTGGTGGACGTGCGGACGGCACCCGGTGTCGTCCTCCCCGACATCACCCTCGAACGCAACGTGTACACCACCTCGTCCTGCGGCCTGTGCGGCAAGGCGAGCCTGGACGCGGTGCGCACCACGGCGCGCTTCCCGATCTCCGACGCTCCCCCGGTCCGGCTCGACGTCGAGCTGCTCGCGAGCCTCCCCGACCGGCTGCGCGCGTCCCAGCGCGTCTTCGACAGGACCGGGGGTCTGCACGCCGCGGCGCTCTTCTCCGAAGAGGGCGAGCTGCTCGACATACGGGAGGACGTGGGGCGGCACAACGCCGTCGACAAGCTGGTCGGCCGCGCGCTGCGGGAGGGGCGGCTCCCGCTGTCCCGGGCGGTCCTGCTGGTCTCCGGGCGCGCCTCCTTCGAGCTCGCGCAGAAGGCGGTGATGGCGGGCATCCCGGTGCTCGCCGCGGTCTCCGCGCCGTCCTCGCTCGCCGTCGACCTGGCCGCCGAGACCGGTCTCACGCTGGTCGGCTTCCTGCGCGGCTCCTCCATGAACGTGTACGCGGGCGAGCACCGCGTCGCCCTGCGGGCCGCGGCCGCCCAGGGCTGACCCGGGCTCCCCGCCGCGCGGCGGCGGGGTCCCGGCCGGCGGGGAGCGCCCCCTGCGCCGGTCGGGCCCACTGCCCTAAGCCTCTTGACCGTCCTCGACTCCCGAGATCCTGGTCAGCATCTCCAGGAACCGCGCGCGCTCGGCCGCCGAGAGCGGTGCGAGGAGTGCGTCGTTGGCGTCGGCGGCCACCTGCGCGCAGCGCGTCACGAGCCGCTTGCCCTTGTCCGTGATCGTGATCGCGTTCTTGCGGCGGTCCGTGGGATCGGGGGCGCGGTCGACGAGCCCTTGGGCCTGGAGGTCGTTGATGACGCCGACCATGTCCTTGGGGTCGAGCGAGACGCTGCGGCCCAGCTCGGCCTGGGCGACGGGGCCCAGGTCCGCGACGGCACTGAGCACCACGTGGTGCCACATCTTGAGCCCTTCACGGGCGAGCGCCTCGGCGACCAGGCCGCGGCCGCGGGCCGCCGCGCGGCCGAGCAGCCAACTGGGCAGGGTGCGGATGGTGCTGGGCGCGGGCGGTGTCGTGGGCATGGGGAAAGCCTAGCGAAGAATCATTGGACATCCCAACGACAGGTGCCTTATGGTCATGCATCGTTGGAGCTCCCAACGATCCCTGCCCTATGGAGGTGGTGCCGATGCGTCGCGTCCGGTACGAGCACAGCGGCGGTCCCGAGGTCCTGTTCACGGAAGAGGCCCCCGTCCCCGAACCAGGTCCCGGCGAGCTCCTCGTGCGCGTCGAGGCGGTCGGCGTGACCCTGCCCGTCGTACGCAAGGTCCGCGAGCCCCGCGATCCGATCGCGCTCGGCGGGGAGGTCGCCGGTGCGGTGGTCGCGCTCGGCGAAGGCGTCACCGGGTACGCGCCGGGCGACCGCGTCACGGGCCTCGTCTTCGGGCACGGGTACGCCGATTTCGCCCTGCTGCACACCGCGATGGCCTCCCCCGTCCCCGCGGGCGCGAGCGCCGTCGACGCGGTCGCCCTGGTCCGGTCGGGCCTCGTCGCGTACGGGGCGCTCGAAGCGGCCCGCCCCGGGCCCGGCGAGTCCGCGCTCGTCACGGCGGCCGCGAGCGGAGTCGGCCACCTCGCCGTGCAGCTGGCCAAGTTGAGGGGCGCCTCGCGCGTCGTGGCCGCCGTGTCGGGCCCCGGCAAGGCGGACTTCGTGCGCGGGCTCGGCGCCGACGAGGTCGTCACGTACCGGGAAGAGGCGTGGGGCGAGCCCGTCGACTACGTCCTGGACGCGGCCGGCGGCGACCTGCTCGCACCCGCCGTCAGGTCCCTCGCCCCGCACGGCCGCCTCGTCGCCTACAGCTCGGGCGGCGGCACCGTGGCGGCGTACGACCTGCTCGTCGGCGCCAAGTCGGTCATCGGCTTCCAGATGGCGCTCATCGCGCGCGGGAAGCCCCAGCTGTACGAGAGGTGGCGCCGCGAACTGTGGCGGCTGTTCGAGACCGGCGAGCTGCGGCCCGCCGTACACGCGGAGTTCGCCCTGGCGGACGCGGCGCGGGCGCACGAGGTCATCGAGGCGCGGAGCAATCGGGGCAAGGT contains these protein-coding regions:
- a CDS encoding MarR family winged helix-turn-helix transcriptional regulator; translation: MPTTPPAPSTIRTLPSWLLGRAAARGRGLVAEALAREGLKMWHHVVLSAVADLGPVAQAELGRSVSLDPKDMVGVINDLQAQGLVDRAPDPTDRRKNAITITDKGKRLVTRCAQVAADANDALLAPLSAAERARFLEMLTRISGVEDGQEA
- a CDS encoding quinone oxidoreductase family protein — protein: MRRVRYEHSGGPEVLFTEEAPVPEPGPGELLVRVEAVGVTLPVVRKVREPRDPIALGGEVAGAVVALGEGVTGYAPGDRVTGLVFGHGYADFALLHTAMASPVPAGASAVDAVALVRSGLVAYGALEAARPGPGESALVTAAASGVGHLAVQLAKLRGASRVVAAVSGPGKADFVRGLGADEVVTYREEAWGEPVDYVLDAAGGDLLAPAVRSLAPHGRLVAYSSGGGTVAAYDLLVGAKSVIGFQMALIARGKPQLYERWRRELWRLFETGELRPAVHAEFALADAARAHEVIEARSNRGKVVLIP
- a CDS encoding 2Fe-2S iron-sulfur cluster-binding protein, giving the protein MTAIPLQPPRRLVEFTLDGQAARVPEGATILDACRAAGKDVPTLCEGDTLTPKNACRVCVVEVEGARTLAPACSRRAEPGMSVRTDTERTRHSRKVVLELLASSVDLSTTPKVAGWLKEYAAKPERFGADAARLNEEPKVDNDLYVRDYDKCILCYKCVDACGEQWQNTFAIAVAGRGFDARIAVEHDAPLTDSACVYCGNCIEVCPTGALSFKSEFDMRAAGTWDESAQTETTTVCAYCGVGCNLTLHVQDNDIVKVTSPHDNPVTHGNLCIKGRFGYQHVQNRD
- a CDS encoding NADH-ubiquinone oxidoreductase-F iron-sulfur binding region domain-containing protein: MDLRFGDSKPTDEERAAVDAVLGPPESAWEGADDRSDADLRWARGGRVARERRDLLLPGLHALNDRVGWISEGGLDYLCRRLTVPPAEGYGVATFYSMFSVRARARTVVRVCTDLACGGADLCGEVEERLGSVPKVTVEASPCLGLCERAPAALVVRAGPPAVSFPDPAPSRNRGSAPDPGTGLAPSPAPPSSSSNAGRAGYNAGPAGYSAPAGPNSARPAIEDERGARSAPPAFEERGPGRSPRDSDPVAAQAVVAPATPDTLTRAALTPDTAPTEPPASLAVPQAGQDGLILLKRIGTVDPESLDDYRSHGGYTALRRAFAIGPAEVIREVTESGLVGRGGAAFPTGRKWGATAAQPDHPHYLVCNADESEPGTFKDRVIMEGDPYALIEAMTVAGYAVGAHLGYLYLRGEYPLALRRLEHAIAQARARGLLGDDVLGQGYAFDIEIRRGAGAYICGEETALFNSIEGYRGEPRAKPPFPVEKGLFGKPTAENNVETLVNVLPILTMGAGAYAAIGTEKSTGPKLFCVSGSVERPGVYELPFGATLGELLALAGMPGNLRAILLGGAAGGFVRPDELDIPLTFEGTRDAGATLGSGVVLALDDTVPLPRVLLRIAEFFRDESCGQCVPCRVGTVRQEEALHRIAGRTGAAAADDIALLREVGRAMRDASICGLGQTAWNAVESAIDRLGAYE
- the fdhD gene encoding formate dehydrogenase accessory sulfurtransferase FdhD, with the protein product MGRVTARRKVIRIRDGHVSERPDTLVAEEPLEIRLNGKPLAITMRTPGDDFALAAGFLVSEGVLGAADELQSIVYCAGATEDGSNTYNVVDVRTAPGVVLPDITLERNVYTTSSCGLCGKASLDAVRTTARFPISDAPPVRLDVELLASLPDRLRASQRVFDRTGGLHAAALFSEEGELLDIREDVGRHNAVDKLVGRALREGRLPLSRAVLLVSGRASFELAQKAVMAGIPVLAAVSAPSSLAVDLAAETGLTLVGFLRGSSMNVYAGEHRVALRAAAAQG